A section of the Indicator indicator isolate 239-I01 chromosome 26, UM_Iind_1.1, whole genome shotgun sequence genome encodes:
- the GAL3ST1 gene encoding LOW QUALITY PROTEIN: galactosylceramide sulfotransferase (The sequence of the model RefSeq protein was modified relative to this genomic sequence to represent the inferred CDS: substituted 1 base at 1 genomic stop codon) translates to MLHHGKHWRSMCKGLVLGTLLTSFMLLLYSYAIPPLQVSMTEXVLPVPASCSSYPAASKVPAAPSNGTGSPSGRSCSPKLNIMFMKTHKTASSTILNILFRFGEKHGLKFAFPNGRNDFYYPAFFERSQVQHYRPGACFNIICNHMRFRHREVRSLLPPDAAFVTVLRDPAYLFESSFHYFGRIIPLTWKLAGEDKLAEFLRDPWHYYDPNGFNAHYLQNLLFFDLGYDNNMNAESPLVEEHIREIDRRFHLVMLLEYFDESLVLLKDLLCWQLEDVLYFKLNARKGSTVSRLTPELYEKATSWNLIDAKLYRYFNATFWRKVEAYGRERMAKDVAELQRENEKMKSICIDGGHPVDASAIQESSMQPWQPLGEKSILGYNLKKKINKKHQKLCRKMLTPEIQYLTDLGVNLWITKLWSHVRDFLKW, encoded by the exons ATGCTGCACCATGGGAAGCACTGGAGGTCCATGTGCAAGGGGCTTGTCCTGGGGACCCTCCTGACCAGCTTCATGCTGCTGCTCTACTCCTATGCCATCCCCCCACTGCAAGTCAGCATGACAGAGTGAGT GCTCCCCGTCCCCGCCTCCTGCTCCTCCTACCCGGCTGCCAGTAAGGTGCCGGCAGCGCCCAGCAACGGTACGGGCAGCCCGTCGGGCCGGAGCTGCTCTCCCAAACTCAACATCATGTTCATGAAGACCCACAAGACGGCCAGCAGCACCATCCTCAACATCCTCTTCCGCTTCGGGGAGAAGCACGGCCTGAAGTTCGCCTTCCCCAACGGCCGCAACGACTTCTACTACCCTGCTTTCTTTGAGCGCAGCCAGGTGCAGCACTACCGGCCGGGCGCCTGCTTCAACATCATCTGCAACCACATGAGGTTCCGCCACCGCGAGGTGCGCAGCCTCCTGCCGCCCGACGCCGCCTTCGTCACCGTGCTGCGGGACCCTGCCTACCTCTTCGAGTCCTCCTTCCACTACTTCGGCCGCATCATCCCCCTCACCTGGAAGCTGGCCGGGGAGGACAAGCTGGCCGAGTTCCTCCGGGACCCCTGGCACTACTACGACCCCAACGGGTTCAACGCTCACTACCTCCAAAACCTCCTCTTCTTCGACCTGGGCTACGACAACAACATGAACGCCGAGAGCCCGCTGGTGGAGGAGCACATCCGGGAGATCGATCGCCGCTTCCACCTCGTCATGTTGCTCGAGTACTTCGACGAGTCTCTGGTGCTGCTGAAGgacctgctgtgctggcagctggaggacGTCCTCTACTTCAAGCTCAATGCTCGGAAGGGCTCCACCGTCTCCCGGCTGACGCCGGAGCTCTACGAGAAGGCCACCTCCTGGAACCTCATCGACGCCAAGCTCTACCGCTACTTCAATGCCACCTTCTGGCGGAAAGTGGAGGCCTACGGCAGGGAGCGGATGGCCAAGGACGTGGCCGAGCTGCAGCGGGAGAACGAGAAGATGAAGAGCATCTGCATCGACGGGGGGCACCCCGTGGATGCCAGCGCCATCCAAGAGTCCTCCATGCAACCCTGGCAGCCTCTGGGGGAGAAATCCATCCTGGGCTACAACTTGAAGAAGAAGATCAACAAGAAGCACCAGAAGCTGTGCCGCAAGATGCTGACGCCTGAAATCCAGTACCTGACTGACCTGGGGGTCAACCTCTGGATCACCAAGCTGTGGAGCCACGTGAGGGACTTCCTGAAGTGGTAG